In Candidatus Peregrinibacteria bacterium, a single window of DNA contains:
- a CDS encoding nitroreductase family protein: MDILTAIHTRRSIREFLPKKVPRELLEKIIEAAGRAPSDENNQPWHFTIVEDENIKNKIAHISVEAGKKYFGAKKNDLLKKFSTMGRARCEEMVERFTSGSLFSFLGNAPVLIVISSKNDVFSHCSTGAAVQNLLLAAMEFDLATCWTVIGLTDPEGNDQIKNIVHIPNDRIIVSVLALGYPAQEPKPRGRKKISEIFTWI; the protein is encoded by the coding sequence ATGGACATTCTCACAGCAATACATACTCGGCGCAGCATCAGAGAATTTCTTCCGAAAAAAGTTCCACGAGAACTTCTTGAAAAAATAATCGAAGCTGCGGGCAGAGCTCCATCAGACGAAAACAATCAGCCGTGGCATTTTACGATTGTTGAAGATGAGAATATCAAAAATAAAATTGCGCATATTTCCGTAGAAGCGGGGAAAAAATATTTTGGAGCGAAAAAGAATGATCTTCTTAAAAAGTTTTCAACAATGGGAAGAGCGCGATGTGAAGAAATGGTCGAACGCTTCACGTCAGGCTCTTTATTCTCATTTTTGGGAAATGCTCCAGTTCTTATTGTTATTTCTTCTAAGAATGATGTCTTTTCACATTGTTCCACGGGAGCGGCAGTACAAAATCTTCTCCTTGCAGCAATGGAATTTGACCTTGCCACGTGTTGGACAGTTATTGGTCTTACCGATCCAGAAGGGAATGATCAGATAAAAAATATAGTGCACATCCCGAATGATCGAATAATTGTTTCTGTTCTTGCCCTTGGATATCCAGCTCAGGAGCCAAAGCCAAGAGGAAGGAAAAAAATTTCAGAAATTTTTACATGGATATGA
- a CDS encoding MaoC family dehydratase: MKYPDIPIGFSRAKTREVSEKLIKDFAELSEDRNPLHLDEEYAQKTIFGRRIAHGMLTASFISALLAENFPGGVYLSQTLNWLRPVRIGDEITTSFLVTEKNDAKKILHLSTEWKNQKNEILLNGVAIIKLCE, from the coding sequence ATGAAATACCCAGATATTCCCATTGGTTTTTCTCGAGCGAAAACTCGAGAGGTTTCTGAAAAACTCATTAAGGATTTTGCGGAACTCTCTGAAGACCGTAATCCTCTTCACCTCGATGAAGAATATGCACAGAAGACAATTTTTGGACGACGAATAGCACACGGGATGCTCACTGCGAGTTTTATCTCAGCGCTGCTCGCAGAAAATTTCCCAGGAGGCGTGTATCTTTCCCAAACTTTAAATTGGCTGAGACCAGTGCGAATTGGTGATGAGATCACCACAAGCTTTTTAGTGACAGAAAAAAATGATGCAAAAAAAATTCTTCATCTTTCTACGGAATGGAAAAATCAGAAAAATGAAATCCTTCTCAATGGAGTGGCAATTATTAAATTATGTGAATAA
- a CDS encoding 3-oxoacyl-ACP reductase FabG, with translation MNVLQNKIVLITGASRGIGSATACLLASQGMKVAINYHSHEKEAKEVVRKIEESGGSAFSVRADVGDMKDVEKMVQNVIAHFGQLDFLVNNAGITADALFENMSEEDWQRVFQTNVTGAFHSAKAVLPHLREGSAIINISSVVGQMGNIGQVNYSASKSALIGFTKSLAKELSRKKIRVNAIAPGLIGTDMTKNIPKKIMENILHMIPLGKIGNPQDVAEAVLFLLQNEYITGEVLKVNGGLYM, from the coding sequence ATGAATGTATTACAAAATAAAATTGTTCTTATTACCGGAGCTTCACGCGGAATAGGTTCAGCCACAGCATGTTTGCTCGCTTCTCAGGGAATGAAGGTTGCGATAAATTATCATTCTCATGAAAAAGAGGCGAAAGAAGTCGTTCGAAAGATTGAAGAAAGCGGAGGTTCTGCATTTTCTGTACGCGCTGATGTGGGCGACATGAAGGATGTGGAAAAGATGGTACAAAATGTAATTGCTCATTTTGGACAACTCGATTTTCTCGTAAATAATGCGGGAATTACAGCCGACGCACTTTTTGAAAATATGTCGGAAGAAGATTGGCAACGAGTATTTCAGACAAATGTGACGGGAGCATTTCACTCCGCAAAAGCTGTTCTTCCACATCTCCGTGAAGGATCCGCAATTATCAATATTTCTTCCGTTGTTGGGCAGATGGGAAATATTGGGCAAGTAAATTACTCCGCTTCAAAATCCGCGCTCATTGGGTTTACAAAATCGCTCGCCAAAGAACTTTCTCGAAAGAAAATTCGAGTAAATGCCATTGCTCCCGGTCTTATCGGAACAGATATGACAAAAAATATTCCCAAAAAAATTATGGAAAACATTCTCCACATGATCCCGCTCGGAAAAATAGGGAATCCTCAAGATGTCGCTGAGGCAGTTCTTTTCCTCCTTCAAAATGAATATATTACGGGAGAAGTGCTCAAGGTGAACGGAGGACTTTATATGTAA